From Sander lucioperca isolate FBNREF2018 chromosome 14, SLUC_FBN_1.2, whole genome shotgun sequence, the proteins below share one genomic window:
- the LOC116047082 gene encoding POU domain, class 2, transcription factor 1-like, translating into MSKAAEEEKPGADYPGDSSDSDRNSPNDQVQPMKTSPFSVSPIPAGSKVKSEQSSEMTHSTVPPATPSQQLQQQQQQQQQQQQQQQQLQQQQQQQQQQLQQQQQQQQQQQQQHHHTQLMLAGSQLAGLAALLPAQQQLLLQQAQAQLLAAAVQQSNAAHAAHAAHAAAQHQANQQHQQQQQQQQNQSQSHQQQQQHQTKQEQTVPPPPQLALSQPIQLTAQDIQQLLQLQQLVLMPGHHLQSPAQFLLSQPAQAQQPQQGLLSTPNLIQLPQQTPGGLLTTPPRLGLQAQREKSSDVVVVGSGGGSVVATGSSGGGVVTSLGATSASSSAIASSLTSGLTPGAHGGHMGEEPSDLEELEQFARTFKQRRIKLGFTQGDVGVAMGKLYGNDFSQTTISRFEALNLSFKNMCKLKPLLEKWLSDAETMAVDSMLPSPSSLSSPMLGIEGLSGRRRKKRTSIETNVRVALERNFHMNQKPTSEEILLMAEQLNMEKEVIRVWFCNRRQKEKRINPSSSTTPPLPSQTSPVVTHKAPCYSPHMISSQGLSQVTTCLSTTAASSSASCPMTPVSSAAVGSTSSSVTPPPHSTASPAPPSLGAHGLNTGNTMMGVSTGMNQALIGSNPLATMQALAASSGQLPISSLEGGAAHLLLGGPGGPAVPPSLRPSLFLNRSTLLPMVTGSMATASTPAMGLVSGGGGGIGGPRLSFSQSPPPGASNLMSPTSCPEESASPCSSPASFCSFSEASPPPLGGAMAE; encoded by the exons ATGTCTAAagcagcagaggaggagaagccTGGGGCTGACTATCCAGGGGACAGTTCAG ACTCTGACAGAAACAGCCCTAATGACCAG GTCCAGCCAATGAAAACAAGCCCCTTCAGCGTCTCTCCCATACCGGCTGGCAGCAAG GTAAAGAGCGAGCAGAGCTCTGAGATGACCCATAGCACCGTTCCTCCTGCAACTCCCTCCCAACAgctacaacagcagcagcagcagcaacaacaacaacaacaacaacaacaacagctacaacaacaacaacaacaacaacaacaacagctacaacaacaacagcagcagcagcagcagcaacagcaacaacaccaccacacacagctgatgctgGCTGGCAGTCAGCTAGCAGGg CTTGCTGCTCTCCTCCCGGCCCAGCAGCAGCTGCTCCTCCAACAGGCCCAGGCTCAGCTCCTGGCAGCCGCCGTTCAGCAGTCGAACGCCGCCCACGCCGCTCATGCTGCCCACGCCGCCGCCCAGCATCAAGCCAACCAGcaacaccagcagcagcagcagcagcagcagaaccaATCGCAATCCCatcagcaacagcagcaacatcaAACCAAACAGGAACAAACTGTCCCGCCTCCACCGCAGCTGGCCCTGTCGCAGCCAATCCAGCTCACAGCCCAG GACATTCAGCAGCTGTTGCAGCTCCAGCAGCTGGTTTTGATGCCGGGCCATCATCTCCAGTCTCCTGCCCAGTTCCTCCTGTCTCAGCCAGCACAGGCACAGCAGCCACAGCAGG GTTTGCTCTCGACACCAAATCTGATTCAGCTACCTCAGCAAACCCCAGGGGGACTACTGACAACCCCACCTCGCCTGGGACTCCAAGCACAG AGGGAGAAGAGCAGCGACGTTGTGGTCGTTGGAAGCGGCGGCGGCTCTGTAGTTGCTACCGGCAGCAGCGGCGGCGGTGTTGTGACGTCTCTAGGAGCCACCTCAGCGTCCAGCAGCGCCATTGCTTCCTCGCTGACGTCCGGCTTGACTCCCGGAGCTCATGGGGGTCACATGGGGGAAGAGCCCAGCGACCTGGAGGAACTGGAGCAGTTTGCCCGTACCTTCAAACAGCGGCGCATCAAGCTGGGATTCACCCAG GGAGACGTCGGCGTTGCTATGGGCAAACTGTATGGCAACGACTTCAGCCAGACCACCATCTCTCGATTTGAAGCCCTCAACCTGAGCTTTAAGAACATGTGCAAGCTGAAACCACTGCTCGAGAAGTGGCTGAGTGATGCAG AAACTATGGCAGTAGACAGCATGCTGCCCAGCCcgtcttctctctcctcccccatgTTAGGCATCGAGGGTCTATCCGGCCGACGCAGGAAGAAACGCACCAGCATCGAGACCAACGTGCGAGTGGCCTTAGAGCGCAACTTCCACATG AACCAGAAGCCTACCTCGGAGGAGATCCTGCTCATGGCGGAGCAGCTCAACATGGAGAAAGAGGTGATTCGTGTTTGGTTCTGCAACCGCAGGCAGAAAGAGAAACGCATCAACCCCTCCAGTAGCACCACCCCTCCCTTGCCCAGCCAGACCTCGCCTGTTGTGACACACAAAGCCCCCTGCTACAGCCCGCACATG ATATCGAGTCAGGGTCTGTCCCAGGTCACCACCTGCCTCAGCACAACAG CTGCCAGTTCTTCAGCATCCTGCCCCATGACTCCCGTCAGCTCGGCTGCAGTAGGCTCCACCTCTTCCTCTGTGACCCCGCCCCCTCACAGCACAGCTAGCCCCGCCCCTCCCAGCCTCGGGGCCCACGGCCTCAACACCGG GAACACAATGATGGGAGTAAGCACAGGGATGAACCAGGCCCTCATTGGCAGCAATCCCCTGGCTACAATGcaag CCCTGGCAGCTAGCAGCGGTCAGCTGCCCATCTCCAGCCTGGAGGGGGGAGCGGCTCACCTGCTTCTGGGTGGACCTGGGGGTCCCGCTGTACCTCCTTCCCTTCGCCCCTCCCTCTTCCTAAACCGCTCCACCCTCCTCCCCATGGTGACCGGCTCCATGGCGACAGCCTCCACGCCTGCCATGGGACTGGTCAGCGGCGGCGGAGGTGGTATTGGCGGCCCGAGACTCTCCTTTTCCCAGTCTCCGCCCCCTGGTGCAAGCAACCTCATGAGCCCGACTTCGTGCCCTGAGGAGTCTGCATCTCCTTGTTCAAGTCCTGCCTCTTTCTGTTCCTTCAGCGAAGCCTCGCCGCCGCCCCTGGGAGGGGCCATGGCCGAGTGA